The Armatimonadota bacterium DNA segment GAGCACTGCTTCTCTGGGCCGATGACCCGGGCGCCGACATGCTCGCCGCCTCGGCGTCGGATGGCGTACGCGTATTTCGCTGCAGCGCAACGGATCCTCAGGCCGACTTCGTTGTGCGCAGCATCCAACTTACGCCGCAAACTGCCTTCGAACTGGTCGCGCCTGATTCCCGGCAGGTGATTCACCTCGCTGTGCTTGGCCGGCACAACATTCAGAATGCCGCACTTGCCGCCGCAGCCGCCTGGATTGGCGGCGTAAGCCTGGCAGAGTCGGCGGTAGCCCTGGCCGCATTCCCCGGTACCGAGCGGCGCATGGAGATCCTCGGCTATCGAAGCATCGAAGGCCGATGTATTACGGTGATCGATGATTACGCCCACCATCCTGCCGAGATACGCGCCACGCTGTCGGCAGTACGCACGGCCTGGCCAAACCTGCGCATCGCCATTCTGTTCCAACCGCACCTATATAGCCGAACACGCGACTTCGCCGAGGCCTTCGCGCAGGAACTGGGTCTGGCCGACGCTCTGAGCGTGCTGCCAATCTATCCGGCGCGTGAGGCGCCGATTGAAGGTGTCGATGGGGCTATGGTAGCGGCAAGAGCGAACCAGTTGCGGCCCGAACTGGCTGCTACCGGACTCATCGATGCGAACAGCGCGCCGGCCGAAGCGCTTCGGTTGCTCCCCGATGGCGGAGTCGCCCTGTTCATGGGCGCCGGTGATATCCGACTTCAGTCCGAGGCGATGGCCGCGCTCGGTGAGGCGTGTCTCCCACCAGCCGGCTCTGCATCGGCGAGTATGTTCCACGCCGGTCGGTCGGCGCACGGCCGCCTGAACGTCGCGGTGCTCATGGGCGGCAGTTCCAGTGAGCGTGCGGTGTCACTCGCCACCGGCAAGATGCTGATGGCAGCGCTGCAAGGCGAACGCTTCAATGTGCGGACGATTGACACAGCCGATGTTGCGCCTCTGCTGCTGCCTGCGCACGAGCCTCGGGCGGCGGCTGAGCCGGCGCGAAGGCCCGATGTGGTAGTTATCGCGCTGCATGGGCGAGGCGGAGAAGATGGCTGTGTTCAGGGCATGCTTGAGCTGGCCGGCATCCCGTATACCGGCTCGGGAGTGCTGGCCTCTGCTCTCGCTATGGACAAGGTGATGACGAAGCGCATCCTTGCATACGAAGGCATTCCGGCGCCACCACACTGCCTGGCCCAACGGAACCCGGCGCCGGATGTGGGCCGCCTTGCCCAAAAGGTGGAGCATGAGCTGGGCTTCCCGGTGTTTGTAAAGCCGAATCGTGAGGGATCTACCGTCGGCTGCGGGCTTGCCGCCGACAGCGAGACGCTGGTTCACGCGGTTCGCGAGGCATTGACGTTTGACCATACCGTGATCATCGAAAAGTACGTCGGCGGTATGGAGGTTACGGCCGGCGTGCTCGGCAACAGCTCGCAGCCGGAAACCATTGAGGCGCTTCCGCTGATTGAGATCGTTCCGCGGGCGCGATACTACGACTATGCATCGAAATACGATGCAGGAGGCAGCGAGCACGTGATTCCAGCGCGGCTGGACCCTGACGTAACGCAGCAGATCAAATCATGGGCGGTGACCGCACATCGCACGCTTGGATGCAGCGGAATGTCACGATCCGACTTTATCGTAAACGATGAAGGAGTCTGGTTCCTTGAGATCAACACCGTGCCGGGCATGACGGCCACCAGCCTGCTGCCGCAAGCTGCAGCCGCGGCCGGCATTTCGTTTCCGCAATTGGCCGAACGACTGATCGATTACGCCCTGACGGTACATGCATTGGAAAAGCCCTTGCCAACGGCCGTCTTCGAGGGTAGCGCGAAGCGGATTTAGGTTCAGGTGGTGGATGCCACGGACGACTACAGGAGGATGGACATATGCACCCGAAAAGGGAACCGACGAAATCGCTTCGGCGTAAACCTACGCTGGTACGGCTGCTGCTGGCGCTGTACCTGACGCTTATCGTCATAACGGTGGCGGCACTCCGGACCAGTCATATTCTGGATATCCGCAAGGTTCACGTCACCGGCATCGGCGCCCTGGCACCCTGGGAGAAGGAGCAGGCACTCGCTGCCGCGCGTCTTCCGGAAGACACCAACTGGGTGGCTGGGCCACCGGCCACTCTGCGCAGCCGGCTGCAATCACTTCCATTTGTAAGCCGTGCCCGAGTCACGAGAGCCACGCCGGGTGTGTTGTCGGTACAGCTGATGTTACGGTGTCCGTGCGCGCGCCTGGCCACACTGGCCGGCAGCGTGGAGGAGGATGCGTTCGGACACGCGATCCGTTACGCCGGCCCGACTTCTCAACTGCCGAAGATCTACGACGCAGCGGTTTCACAGCTGCCGGAGCCGGGAAGCCTGTGTGATCGGCCGGAGGTGCTCACCGCGCTCTCGGCTCTGGCGTACACTGCCGCCAGACTGCCGGTAACTGCCGCTTCCATGACGATTGATTCCACGGGTTATTTCTGGTTAAATATGCGAGACGGATTAGCTGTGAAGCTGGGAGACGCGACCGACTTGGCCACGAAACTGGATCTGCTCAGCGAGATTTACGCCCGTGAGCCTGGCGTGGCGCAGAGGCTCGCGGTGATCAACCTGGAGTGCTCGACGGTGCCGGCTTGCATACCGCGTGGCGAGCCACAGCCGGCCGCCTCCGTACAACCTGCGTCCATCAACTCTACGCCACATTCCGGGGTGCAGGCGCCTGGATGAGTGCGTTCACCTCCAACGTACAGCATCGCACCTTCTACTGGCAGTTGAGCCTGCTGTGCTTCGTGCTCGGAGGATTGCTCGCGGCTGCAGCTCGCACGGCTTCGTCGATTTCGCGCGCCGGCCTTGTACCTTCGCGAACCGGGTTCACCTACGGTGGCGCCGAGGTGCTGACACCGCCTCGCGTTTCCGAATATGAGGCCGAAATCAAGAAGCTGCGTGAGCGCAACAGCGAACTGGAGAATAACGCGCTAACGGGAAAAGGCGCTGCGTCCACCCTCAATCAAGAGCTGCAGGATCTGAAGCTGTTTGCCGGCCTTAGCGATGTACAGGGGCCCGGCGTGGTGGTAACGCTTACCGATAGCAAAAAGCCGGCGTTGTTACCCACCGACGCTCAAAGCAAACTGATACACGATTCCGACATATCGATGACTGTCAACGAACTGAAGGCCGCGGGCGCCGAAGCGATATCGGTTAACAACCAGCGGATCGTTGCATCCACGCCGATCCGGTGTGTGGGGCCCGTAATCTATATCAATCGCACCCCCACGGCGCCACCGTACGTCATAATGGCTACGGGCCCCGCCACCGTTCTGCAGCAGGCAATGAATCTGCCGAACGGTGCGCTGGACCAACTGCGACAGTTCGATCCCGCGATGGTGAAGGTGGAGACTCGGCCCTTGCTTCGCATTCCCGCCTTCTCCGGAAGTACTGCCACGCCGAACACGGTAACGGCAAAGACGCCAGCGGCAGCATTGGGATCCACGGAACGGCACGAATGAAGGCGCTCTGGCCCATTTCCAGCCTGGTCATCGGGTTCGCAATGGTCTACTGGTTGTTTGACCGCGGCAACTGGCAGGTTC contains these protein-coding regions:
- a CDS encoding DUF881 domain-containing protein; the encoded protein is MSAFTSNVQHRTFYWQLSLLCFVLGGLLAAAARTASSISRAGLVPSRTGFTYGGAEVLTPPRVSEYEAEIKKLRERNSELENNALTGKGAASTLNQELQDLKLFAGLSDVQGPGVVVTLTDSKKPALLPTDAQSKLIHDSDISMTVNELKAAGAEAISVNNQRIVASTPIRCVGPVIYINRTPTAPPYVIMATGPATVLQQAMNLPNGALDQLRQFDPAMVKVETRPLLRIPAFSGSTATPNTVTAKTPAAALGSTERHE
- a CDS encoding FtsQ-type POTRA domain-containing protein; translated protein: MHPKREPTKSLRRKPTLVRLLLALYLTLIVITVAALRTSHILDIRKVHVTGIGALAPWEKEQALAAARLPEDTNWVAGPPATLRSRLQSLPFVSRARVTRATPGVLSVQLMLRCPCARLATLAGSVEEDAFGHAIRYAGPTSQLPKIYDAAVSQLPEPGSLCDRPEVLTALSALAYTAARLPVTAASMTIDSTGYFWLNMRDGLAVKLGDATDLATKLDLLSEIYAREPGVAQRLAVINLECSTVPACIPRGEPQPAASVQPASINSTPHSGVQAPG
- the murC gene encoding UDP-N-acetylmuramate--L-alanine ligase, which encodes MTVDQVASIYFVGVGGIGVSALAQYALERGWRVTGADLNVDLQANPALARLAAGGAVIFAGHATSQLPPDATMVVASAAVPATNPEVAEALRRGLPVLSRAEYLGRLMDDHHAPRFAVAGTHGKSSTTAMLGGILAGAGRGPAVFVGAEAPQIGGNMLSGRPDGPFVAEACEAFESYLELRPDIAIVTNVEADHLDYFGHEAAVFASFGRFVSGIRRDGALLLWADDPGADMLAASASDGVRVFRCSATDPQADFVVRSIQLTPQTAFELVAPDSRQVIHLAVLGRHNIQNAALAAAAAWIGGVSLAESAVALAAFPGTERRMEILGYRSIEGRCITVIDDYAHHPAEIRATLSAVRTAWPNLRIAILFQPHLYSRTRDFAEAFAQELGLADALSVLPIYPAREAPIEGVDGAMVAARANQLRPELAATGLIDANSAPAEALRLLPDGGVALFMGAGDIRLQSEAMAALGEACLPPAGSASASMFHAGRSAHGRLNVAVLMGGSSSERAVSLATGKMLMAALQGERFNVRTIDTADVAPLLLPAHEPRAAAEPARRPDVVVIALHGRGGEDGCVQGMLELAGIPYTGSGVLASALAMDKVMTKRILAYEGIPAPPHCLAQRNPAPDVGRLAQKVEHELGFPVFVKPNREGSTVGCGLAADSETLVHAVREALTFDHTVIIEKYVGGMEVTAGVLGNSSQPETIEALPLIEIVPRARYYDYASKYDAGGSEHVIPARLDPDVTQQIKSWAVTAHRTLGCSGMSRSDFIVNDEGVWFLEINTVPGMTATSLLPQAAAAAGISFPQLAERLIDYALTVHALEKPLPTAVFEGSAKRI